In one window of bacterium DNA:
- a CDS encoding response regulator codes for MKLTCVLCHKEYIFDPGKVPEGGFRVGCGVCGTKYTVTFPDGWREFPAPAQSAQQGESAAGHDSPGVEEKYILMADDTAFFRALMSDLLTKQGFKVKTAADGQEALNTYNASPGSFRLLLLDLQMPKMSGFGVLEELSRMDGKVPPVIVMTGVHDSHEDIRIVREMGAAGFLDKSLDPSVAVERIKMVLAEAESKPTE; via the coding sequence ATGAAGCTTACCTGCGTCCTTTGTCACAAGGAATATATCTTCGACCCGGGGAAAGTCCCCGAAGGGGGGTTCCGGGTCGGCTGCGGTGTCTGCGGAACCAAATACACGGTTACATTCCCCGACGGGTGGCGGGAATTTCCCGCCCCCGCACAATCCGCACAGCAGGGGGAATCCGCCGCCGGTCATGACAGCCCCGGTGTGGAAGAGAAGTACATCCTCATGGCTGACGACACGGCTTTTTTCAGGGCCCTCATGTCCGATCTCCTCACGAAACAAGGCTTCAAGGTCAAGACCGCCGCTGATGGGCAGGAAGCCCTGAATACCTATAACGCTTCTCCGGGGTCGTTCCGGCTTCTCCTCCTGGACCTCCAGATGCCCAAGATGTCCGGTTTCGGCGTCCTGGAGGAACTCAGTCGCATGGACGGTAAAGTTCCCCCCGTCATCGTCATGACCGGCGTTCACGACAGCCACGAGGATATCCGGATCGTCCGCGAGATGGGCGCCGCCGGGTTCCTGGACAAGAGTCTCGACCCTTCCGTCGCGGTCGAACGGATCAAGATGGTGCTGGCGGAAGCTGAATCGAAGCCGACGGAGTAG
- the queD gene encoding 6-carboxytetrahydropterin synthase QueD has product MIYRLTVRGGFAAAHRIVGSGGKCESMHGHNFDVTLTVSGSRLGEAGILMDFGDLKKTLREITGELDHTDLNEHPVFSGSSPSSENIARYIWERAGERLTGRGVAVDSVTVAESDSASATYEPG; this is encoded by the coding sequence ATGATCTACCGGTTAACAGTGCGGGGAGGTTTCGCCGCTGCCCACAGGATCGTCGGAAGCGGCGGGAAATGCGAGTCGATGCACGGACACAATTTCGATGTCACCCTGACCGTATCCGGCAGCCGTCTTGGTGAAGCAGGCATACTCATGGATTTCGGCGACCTGAAGAAGACGCTCAGGGAGATCACAGGGGAACTGGACCACACCGACCTCAACGAGCACCCGGTCTTTTCAGGTTCCAGCCCTTCGTCCGAAAATATCGCCAGGTATATCTGGGAGCGGGCCGGTGAGCGCCTGACGGGACGAGGTGTTGCCGTCGATTCAGTGACTGTTGCGGAATCGGATTCGGCTTCCGCCACCTACGAACCGGGGTAG
- a CDS encoding M42 family metallopeptidase, whose amino-acid sequence MRKESLSFLQDLIAAPSPSGFEGPAQKVWMDRTSPFADEVRMDVHGNAIATLNANGSPRVMLAGHSDEVGFMVKYISDEGFISFTCIGGVDIHLVPARRVVIHTASGPVLGVVGRKAIHLMDAQARANQKLEWHQLWIDIGAGDRKEAEKKVSLGDPVTFPDGFEVINGSAVIGRGFDDKAGSFTVSEVMRLLKGKKISAAVYGVSTVQEELGLRGGKTSAHGIDPDIGIAIDVTFASDHPEVDKKQVGDISLGKGPVIARGPNINPRIFQKLVKLAARSKIPYQVEPSSRATGTDANVIQLTRSGVAAGLVSIPNRYMHTPVEMVNLKDMENAARLLAAYIESLKPGEDLTPF is encoded by the coding sequence ATGCGCAAAGAATCCCTTAGTTTTCTGCAAGACCTCATTGCGGCCCCGAGCCCTTCCGGTTTCGAGGGACCGGCCCAGAAGGTCTGGATGGACCGCACATCCCCGTTTGCCGACGAGGTGCGGATGGATGTCCACGGCAACGCTATCGCCACCCTGAACGCCAACGGTTCCCCGCGCGTCATGCTGGCCGGTCACAGCGATGAGGTGGGTTTCATGGTGAAATACATCTCTGATGAAGGTTTCATTTCGTTCACCTGCATCGGCGGGGTGGACATCCACCTCGTCCCGGCGAGGAGGGTCGTGATTCACACGGCGTCAGGTCCCGTGCTGGGAGTCGTCGGCCGGAAAGCCATCCACCTCATGGATGCCCAGGCAAGGGCCAACCAGAAACTGGAGTGGCACCAGTTGTGGATCGACATCGGCGCCGGCGACCGCAAGGAGGCGGAGAAGAAGGTTTCTTTGGGCGACCCCGTGACCTTCCCTGACGGCTTCGAGGTGATCAACGGGTCGGCGGTCATCGGTCGCGGTTTTGATGACAAGGCGGGGAGTTTCACGGTTTCGGAGGTCATGAGGCTCCTGAAGGGAAAGAAGATCAGCGCCGCGGTCTACGGGGTTTCCACCGTGCAGGAAGAGCTGGGGCTCCGGGGGGGCAAGACCAGCGCCCACGGGATCGATCCCGATATAGGGATCGCCATCGATGTGACTTTCGCCTCCGATCATCCGGAGGTGGACAAGAAACAGGTCGGAGATATCAGCCTGGGGAAAGGTCCGGTCATCGCGCGGGGCCCCAATATCAATCCAAGGATATTCCAAAAGCTGGTCAAGCTGGCTGCCAGGAGCAAAATTCCGTACCAGGTGGAACCGTCGTCCCGGGCCACCGGAACCGATGCCAACGTGATCCAGTTGACCCGGAGCGGCGTGGCGGCGGGTCTCGTCAGCATTCCCAACAGGTACATGCACACGCCCGTGGAGATGGTCAACCTCAAGGACATGGAGAACGCCGCCAGGCTCCTGGCCGCCTACATCGAATCCCTCAAACCGGGAGAGGATCTGACCCCGTTTTAG
- a CDS encoding amidohydrolase family protein yields MEIIDAHVHIGRRHLPMEKIQEVLDQAGVDRAVVFADPESADIPADNDYVLQVTSKNDHIPFFYIGGNAYSTNRAFPRLPDPGVLDPYMGIKWHCWFTPGHDFGGTYLGMDDSRIEEALTEPGMKAIMDYLRDRGMPINFEEHFDVTVMFVDLYPDVTIILPHMGGLNGGAERVLAAVGHKENVRFDVSLAGISESLVREYGAQKFLCGSDYPYGSPNWSVDRVRKLSVSEEEREAIMSGNILSITGLT; encoded by the coding sequence ATGGAGATCATCGATGCCCACGTCCACATAGGACGCAGACACCTTCCCATGGAAAAGATCCAGGAAGTCCTGGACCAGGCCGGTGTGGACAGGGCGGTGGTATTCGCCGATCCGGAAAGCGCCGACATCCCCGCCGACAACGACTACGTCCTTCAAGTCACATCGAAAAACGATCACATCCCCTTCTTTTACATCGGCGGGAACGCGTACAGCACCAACCGTGCGTTTCCGAGGCTGCCCGATCCCGGAGTCCTCGATCCCTACATGGGGATCAAGTGGCACTGCTGGTTCACGCCGGGCCACGATTTTGGCGGGACTTACCTGGGTATGGACGACAGCCGGATCGAGGAGGCTCTTACGGAACCGGGGATGAAAGCGATCATGGATTACCTGCGCGACAGAGGCATGCCCATCAATTTCGAGGAGCATTTCGACGTTACCGTGATGTTCGTGGACCTGTATCCGGATGTGACCATTATCCTCCCGCACATGGGGGGGCTCAACGGGGGAGCGGAGAGGGTCCTGGCCGCCGTGGGTCACAAGGAGAACGTGCGGTTCGACGTGAGCCTGGCCGGAATAAGCGAGTCCCTCGTCAGGGAATACGGGGCACAAAAGTTCCTGTGCGGTTCGGATTATCCATACGGGAGCCCCAACTGGAGCGTCGATCGTGTCAGGAAACTCAGTGTCTCCGAAGAGGAAAGGGAGGCCATCATGTCAGGGAACATCCTTTCCATCACAGGGCTGACTTGA
- a CDS encoding NAD-dependent deacylase, with translation MDMEISAEAPERLRLSRSVAVLTGAGISAESGVPTFRGPDGLWKKHRPEQLATPQAFARDPDLVWEWYHWRRALVRSVRPNPGHDAIAWLERNVEHFTLITQNVDGLHREAGNERILELHGTIHRARCQDCPAVVDLAGEDGVIICPACGGLMRPDVVWFGESLDRKTLESAYVASAGADFLMVVGTSSVVQPAASLAYAALGNGGYVLEVNLDPTPLTGTASGTILGKGGEVLPELVRLAFEEE, from the coding sequence ATGGATATGGAAATATCCGCTGAAGCGCCGGAGCGGCTGAGGCTTTCCAGGTCGGTGGCGGTACTCACAGGGGCCGGGATCTCTGCGGAAAGCGGCGTTCCTACGTTCAGGGGGCCGGATGGACTCTGGAAAAAACACCGGCCCGAACAGCTCGCCACACCACAGGCCTTCGCAAGGGACCCGGATCTGGTCTGGGAGTGGTATCACTGGAGACGTGCCCTTGTCAGGTCGGTCCGGCCGAACCCCGGCCACGATGCCATCGCCTGGCTCGAGAGAAATGTGGAACATTTCACCCTCATCACCCAGAATGTGGACGGCCTCCACAGGGAGGCGGGAAACGAGCGGATCCTCGAGCTTCACGGAACTATCCACAGGGCCAGGTGCCAGGATTGCCCTGCTGTCGTCGACCTTGCCGGGGAAGATGGTGTGATCATCTGCCCGGCCTGCGGCGGGCTCATGCGGCCGGATGTGGTATGGTTCGGCGAGAGCCTGGACAGGAAAACCCTTGAATCAGCGTATGTCGCTTCTGCCGGCGCGGATTTTCTCATGGTTGTGGGGACATCCAGCGTGGTTCAGCCGGCGGCGTCCCTGGCCTACGCGGCTCTCGGAAACGGCGGGTACGTGCTTGAGGTGAACCTCGATCCAACCCCGCTTACCGGCACGGCCAGCGGCACCATCCTCGGCAAAGGCGGCGAAGTCCTTCCCGAACTGGTAAGGCTCGCTTTCGAGGAGGAATAA